GCACTGGTCATCGTGGATGGAGCGGGCGGGACGGTGGGCAAGTTCGAGGGGCAACTGGATGAGACCGAGGCGCGAGGGCTCCTGGATCGGCTGGTGGCCGGGCGATGAACCTGGATACAATTGTCGGGGCTTTGAATCACTTTGGTCCCGTATCCGCCGGACTTTTCTTCGCCGGGGGGTTCGTGGCGGGACTGAGCCCGTGCACCCTGCCCACGGTCTTCTTTGTGGTTGGTTACGCGGGCGGATACGGCGGTGAATCCCGCCTTCGAGCGGCCGTTTTTTCTCTGGCCTTTGTTCTTGGACTTTCCCTTACCCTGGCGGCGATGGGCGGCCTGGCGGCCCTGGCAGGCGGATTCTTCCAGCAGAACAGGCTTATCCTCATTTTAACAGGGGGCCTGTTGCTGGCCATGGGCGCCCATTTGCTGGGGATTCTTCCCTTGCCGGAACTGCCGGCTGTGGGCTTGCGCGGCGGGAAAGCGCGGGGCGTTTGGGGCGCTTTCCTGATGGGTGTGCCTTTTGCCTTTGTCGCTTCACCCTGTACCGCTCCGGTTACGGCCAGCGTACTTGCCTGGGTGGCCGCCACGGGGAATATCTGGCTGGGTACGGGCTTGCTTTTTTGTTACGCCCTGGGGCGAAGCGTTCCCTTGTTTTTTGCCGGTACGTTTACCGGGTTACTGCAAAACCTCGACGTTTTCCAGCGATCCAGCCGTGCGCTTCAGAAAGCGGCCGGAGGGCTGCTTGGCGGGCTGGGCCTCTGGCTTCTTTGGTCTCAACTGATCGGTTAATTCTGGGGGAGGCGGGAGAACAATGTGTCTCGGCATACCGGGGAAGGTTGTTCAGATCGGTCCTGACGGGAATACAGCGACAATCGAGGTCATGGGCGTGCGCCGGACGGTGAACACTTTTCTGGTGGGAGTGGTGGAGCTTGGGGAGTATCTGATGGTACATACCGGTTTTGCCATTGAAAAAGTCGATGTCGCGGAGGCGGCGGAAAGAATCAAGCTCTGGCAAGAAATACTTGCCGCCGGGGACGCTGCCTGGCAGGAAACCGAGCCGCGACCGCGATGACAGGGTACCGAAGCAGCTGAAACAGACCATCCGGTGAAGGTACCCTGGCAAAGGAGGTTGTGGCATATATGTTGCCCATCAATGCATTGGAGGGGGATAATAATGCAGGTATTCGAATCACGGGAGTATTGGGTGGGGCTGATCCGGATGAGCCTGTCCAGGTTCTTTGTTTTCCACGTCCTGTACTCCGGGCCCCTCCACGGCTACGAGATCACCAGGAGGGTGGCGTCGTTGACCGGGGGCTGCTGCGCGCCGACCGAGGGAACGATCTACCCCATCCTCCGCGAACTGGAGGACGGGGGATATGTCACGGTCGAGATCCAAGCGACGGGAGCCCGGGAACGGAAGGTTTACACGCTGACCGCCAGGGGGCGGGAAGCGTATCACATGGCCGCCGCCTGCTGGCGCGAGGCAGCGGGATATGTGCTGCAGGTGGCAGGTAAAGGTCACGATCGATCAAGAAAGGGAGGAGTGGGTACGTGTTTGAGCTAAACAGCCTGGTGGAAACGGCACGTTTTTTCGGCATCATCTTCGGCGAGCTGGTCCTTC
This genomic interval from Thermoanaerobacterales bacterium contains the following:
- a CDS encoding HypC/HybG/HupF family hydrogenase formation chaperone, with the translated sequence MCLGIPGKVVQIGPDGNTATIEVMGVRRTVNTFLVGVVELGEYLMVHTGFAIEKVDVAEAAERIKLWQEILAAGDAAWQETEPRPR
- a CDS encoding PadR family transcriptional regulator, producing MQVFESREYWVGLIRMSLSRFFVFHVLYSGPLHGYEITRRVASLTGGCCAPTEGTIYPILRELEDGGYVTVEIQATGARERKVYTLTARGREAYHMAAACWREAAGYVLQVAGKGHDRSRKGGVGTCLS
- a CDS encoding cytochrome c biogenesis CcdA family protein, giving the protein MNLDTIVGALNHFGPVSAGLFFAGGFVAGLSPCTLPTVFFVVGYAGGYGGESRLRAAVFSLAFVLGLSLTLAAMGGLAALAGGFFQQNRLILILTGGLLLAMGAHLLGILPLPELPAVGLRGGKARGVWGAFLMGVPFAFVASPCTAPVTASVLAWVAATGNIWLGTGLLFCYALGRSVPLFFAGTFTGLLQNLDVFQRSSRALQKAAGGLLGGLGLWLLWSQLIG